From one Candidatus Chlorobium masyuteum genomic stretch:
- a CDS encoding YacP-like NYN domain-containing protein, translated as MKTASREFVVDGYNLIHKLIPSPSASPLEQLRLEMEKKLLSFQRKNRCAVTIVYDGKGSAREHSSIIPLHIVFTPATKSADQWIIDYVKSLNTNVKKVTIVSSDDEIRRYSEAFGARCIKSEAFALKLGENGTSAPLSEGKRRSGFGKTIDKAVRGEPLSDKEVAQWAELFTRGKM; from the coding sequence ATGAAAACCGCCTCAAGAGAGTTCGTGGTGGATGGCTACAACCTGATCCACAAGCTGATTCCGTCACCATCTGCATCGCCGCTTGAGCAGTTGCGGCTGGAAATGGAAAAAAAGCTCCTCTCATTTCAGAGAAAAAACAGATGTGCCGTCACCATTGTCTATGATGGAAAAGGAAGCGCCCGGGAGCACTCGAGTATCATTCCTCTGCATATTGTTTTCACTCCGGCCACAAAAAGCGCCGATCAATGGATCATTGATTACGTAAAATCATTGAACACAAACGTAAAAAAGGTTACTATTGTAAGTTCGGACGATGAAATACGCCGCTACAGCGAAGCGTTCGGTGCACGGTGTATAAAATCCGAAGCATTCGCGCTAAAACTCGGCGAAAACGGAACTTCCGCTCCGCTTTCGGAAGGGAAGCGTCGATCCGGTTTCGGTAAAACCATCGACAAAGCCGTAAGGGGAGAGCCGCTGAGTGATAAGGAAGTAGCACAGTGGGCGGAGTTGTTCACCCGGGGGAAAATGTAG
- the mltG gene encoding endolytic transglycosylase MltG, translated as MALRKVSLPKPLLAASALLLTALGFFLFWPGLNTATTITPLVVHRKTGFQAIVGELSRNGTIQSKWPVLITGSIIPRLHSIKPGRYSIPPGMSNFMLLYYLHSHKQDEVRITLPEGINLEKVARILSGKLDFDSTAFMAAASSERLLRRYNIKAKNAEGYLLPGTYDFAWGGSPDAAAGFLVKRFRKFYTDSLKTVTARRGMNETGLLTLASIVEAETPLDSEKPVVASVYLNRLKKNMRLQADPTVQYALGGTARRLYYRDLVADSPYNTYRHNGLPPGPICNPGTASILAVLQPAETGFLYFVATGTGGHNFAVSLKEHNENIKKYRQARRNTAP; from the coding sequence ATGGCACTGCGTAAAGTTTCGTTACCAAAGCCCTTATTAGCTGCCTCAGCCCTTTTGCTGACTGCACTGGGGTTCTTTTTATTTTGGCCCGGCCTCAACACCGCCACAACCATCACACCCCTCGTCGTTCACCGGAAAACCGGATTTCAGGCCATTGTGGGTGAACTATCCCGTAACGGCACGATACAAAGCAAATGGCCGGTACTCATCACCGGAAGTATTATTCCCCGCCTGCACAGCATCAAGCCGGGGAGATATTCCATCCCTCCCGGAATGTCCAACTTCATGCTGCTCTACTACCTTCACTCGCACAAGCAGGACGAAGTTCGCATCACCCTCCCCGAAGGGATCAATCTCGAAAAAGTTGCAAGAATCCTTTCGGGTAAACTCGACTTTGATTCAACCGCATTCATGGCGGCGGCATCAAGTGAGCGCCTCCTTCGGCGATACAACATCAAGGCAAAAAATGCAGAGGGGTACCTGTTGCCCGGAACCTATGACTTTGCATGGGGCGGCTCACCTGACGCGGCTGCCGGATTTCTTGTAAAAAGATTCAGGAAATTCTATACCGACAGCCTCAAAACCGTGACCGCAAGACGGGGGATGAACGAAACCGGACTTCTGACACTCGCATCAATTGTCGAAGCCGAAACTCCGCTGGACTCGGAAAAACCCGTTGTAGCAAGCGTCTATCTCAACCGGCTGAAAAAAAATATGCGACTTCAGGCTGACCCGACGGTACAGTACGCACTCGGAGGAACGGCTCGCCGCCTCTACTATCGTGATCTCGTGGCTGACTCTCCATACAATACCTACCGCCATAACGGGCTGCCTCCGGGTCCGATTTGCAATCCCGGAACAGCATCCATTCTTGCGGTGCTTCAGCCTGCCGAAACCGGTTTTCTCTACTTTGTTGCCACGGGTACCGGAGGACATAACTTCGCCGTGTCGCTCAAAGAGCATAACGAAAACATTAAAAAATACCGTCAGGCCCGCAGAAACACGGCCCCCTGA
- a CDS encoding chorismate mutase, with translation MSQSTVNNTAHRQELDEWRKKIDVIDQQLSALICQRLHCAQNISSLKSRIGEQVLQPEREKEVLNNVLNHADSPRKSLALEKIYRCILEESRLVQHDWKSSQPDIPTS, from the coding sequence ATGTCGCAGAGTACCGTCAACAATACAGCGCACAGGCAGGAACTTGACGAATGGCGAAAAAAAATCGACGTCATTGACCAGCAGTTATCGGCTCTTATCTGCCAGAGACTGCATTGCGCGCAGAATATCAGCTCACTGAAATCAAGAATCGGAGAGCAGGTGCTCCAGCCTGAAAGGGAAAAAGAGGTGCTGAACAATGTGCTGAACCATGCCGATTCACCCCGAAAATCTCTTGCGCTGGAAAAAATTTACCGCTGCATTCTTGAAGAGAGTCGCCTGGTGCAGCATGATTGGAAAAGCAGCCAGCCGGATATCCCTACCAGCTAA
- the rsmH gene encoding 16S rRNA (cytosine(1402)-N(4))-methyltransferase RsmH, protein MAQDTFHVPVLADEIVAFLVQKPGVYVDGTLGGGGHSVAILRALEKAGYLESSLLIGIDQDDAALRQAEETLREFRKNSVLVKGNFEEISGVIRRVCSERERPWKVSGILLDLGVSSFQIDSAERGFSYLRNGPLDMRMDSSGQRSAADIVNTCDERELAKIFYRYGEEPRSRAISRAIIGYRQKHGPISTTEELGGIIRAIAYGGDNVIKTLSRVFQALRIEVNRELDVLREALCDGIESLEDHGRMAVISYHSLEDRIVKTVFADSAREDWGPKGVGLREPLKRGAIRLVTRKPLIASSGETASNSRARSAKLRVIEKNPEGGSCAS, encoded by the coding sequence ATGGCACAGGATACTTTTCACGTGCCGGTCCTTGCCGATGAGATCGTTGCATTTCTGGTACAAAAGCCGGGAGTCTATGTTGACGGGACTCTTGGCGGCGGAGGCCATTCGGTGGCAATTCTCCGGGCGCTCGAAAAAGCGGGATATCTCGAAAGCTCACTCCTGATAGGGATTGATCAGGATGATGCCGCTCTCCGGCAGGCAGAAGAGACGCTCAGGGAGTTCCGGAAGAATTCGGTGCTCGTCAAAGGGAATTTTGAGGAGATTTCAGGAGTGATACGAAGGGTTTGCAGCGAAAGAGAGCGCCCGTGGAAAGTTTCCGGAATTCTTCTGGATCTTGGCGTATCATCCTTTCAGATTGACAGTGCGGAGCGGGGGTTCAGCTATCTGCGTAATGGACCGCTTGATATGCGCATGGACAGCAGCGGGCAGCGCAGCGCAGCAGATATTGTCAATACCTGTGATGAGCGGGAGCTGGCCAAAATTTTTTACCGGTACGGAGAGGAGCCGAGAAGCCGGGCGATTTCGCGGGCGATTATCGGCTACCGCCAGAAGCATGGCCCGATCAGCACGACAGAGGAGCTTGGAGGTATTATCCGCGCTATCGCTTATGGCGGTGATAATGTCATCAAAACCCTTTCCAGAGTGTTTCAGGCCCTCCGCATAGAGGTGAATCGTGAACTTGATGTTCTTCGTGAAGCACTTTGTGACGGTATCGAATCGCTTGAAGATCATGGGCGGATGGCGGTTATCAGCTATCATTCACTCGAAGACCGGATCGTGAAAACAGTTTTTGCCGATAGTGCCCGAGAAGACTGGGGCCCTAAAGGAGTAGGTTTGCGGGAGCCTCTCAAGCGAGGCGCCATCAGGCTTGTTACCCGGAAACCGCTGATCGCTTCATCCGGGGAGACGGCTTCAAATTCAAGAGCACGAAGTGCGAAATTGAGAGTCATTGAAAAAAATCCGGAGGGAGGTTCCTGTGCGAGCTGA
- the mraZ gene encoding division/cell wall cluster transcriptional repressor MraZ — MAGFIGKEIHAVDEKGRLMIPVRFRRKFGRPVEDGSAECVAGPVEELYIMKAPDRSIELYEPFVWSGIRKTISALSDFNPEERLLKTLMYESLEIVTLDRQGRIALSREFLDHAGISGDVVIIGADTKMTVWDPKQLSTVLQESSGRMASLAGRYF; from the coding sequence ATGGCCGGCTTTATAGGAAAAGAGATACATGCTGTCGATGAAAAAGGACGCCTGATGATTCCTGTCCGGTTTCGCCGCAAGTTTGGTCGCCCGGTCGAAGATGGATCCGCTGAGTGTGTCGCCGGGCCGGTCGAGGAGCTCTATATTATGAAAGCCCCGGATCGCTCCATTGAACTTTATGAGCCGTTTGTCTGGAGCGGTATTCGCAAAACCATCTCGGCTCTTTCTGATTTTAATCCCGAAGAGCGCCTCCTGAAGACATTGATGTATGAAAGTCTTGAAATTGTTACCCTTGACCGTCAGGGCCGGATTGCTCTCTCAAGGGAGTTTCTTGATCATGCGGGGATTTCGGGGGATGTTGTGATTATCGGGGCTGATACAAAAATGACCGTCTGGGACCCAAAGCAGCTCTCGACAGTGCTGCAGGAGAGTTCAGGCCGGATGGCTTCACTTGCCGGAAGGTATTTTTAA